From Channa argus isolate prfri chromosome 21, Channa argus male v1.0, whole genome shotgun sequence, one genomic window encodes:
- the LOC137106639 gene encoding peroxisomal succinyl-coenzyme A thioesterase-like isoform X2, which yields MSLPVTPVLSVVPTRGLMDETFKVLVENLPPVFPVTIHSLHQSENQGHWEAYAYYMSDHRGKVSVSDDLSFGGTYTGKEPMGLLWSMRPVPGSPEGLRLRKVNVCTPMLVNISVYSGHDGFRKLAPLASVLTERWYLAPGVQRIDIREKGVIGTLFIPPGPGPFPGLLDLWGGGGGLFEYRAALLASRGYVALALQYLTNGELQFVALELLDYFETAFNIIKHHPQVMPDRVGIFGLSLGSIMTIYLAAESTVIKPRCCVCVSGTHAFPHGKILSEIYQEFGDKVRLDKNNYQIWRGIGLAILSDPTKKVDVMKINCPMLLVNGHDDQNWSSTESAEDINHMMRAEGKEHLLTRLEYPDTGHLIEPPFSPHFRATKFIMNTRKEKTILLWGGQTKPHADAQEHSWRNILTFLQQHLYGSPNSKL from the exons ATGTCCCTGCCTGTCACTCCAGTCCTCTCAGTTGTCCCAACTCGGGGGCTGATGGATGAGACGTTCAAGGTGTTGGTGGAGAATCTTCCGCCAGTATTTCCAGTTACAATCCACTCCCTCCACCAGTCTGAGAACCAGGGCCACTGGGAGGCCTATGCGTACTACATGAGTGACCACAGAGGGAAGGTGTCTG TGTCCGATGATTTGAGTTTTGGAGGGACGTACACAGGAAAAGAACCCATGGGTTTGCTGTGGAGTATGCGCCCTGTCCCAGGCAGCCCAGAAGGCCTCAg GTTAAGGAAGGTAAACGTCTGTACCCCCATGCTGGTCAACATCTCGGTCTACAGTGGACACGATGGCTTCAGGAAATTGGCTCCTCTGGCGTCTGTGCTCACAGAGAGATGGTACTTGGCTCCAGGAGTCCAGAGGATCGATATCAGAGAGAAAGGAGTGATAGGGACCCTGTTTATACCTCCAG GTCCAGGACCCTTCCCTGGACTGCTGGATTTATGGGGAGGTGGTGGAGGGCTGTTTGAGTATCGTGCGGCTTTGCTAGCCTCTCGTGGTTATGTAGCTCTGGCGCTGCAGTATTTAACCAATGGGGAGCTGCAGTTCGTAGCTCTAGAGCTGCTGGACTACTTTGAG ACGGCATTTAATATAATCAAGCACCATCCTCAAGTGATGCCAGACAGAGTGGGAATTTTTGGTCTTTCCCTTGGTTCAATAATGACCATTTATTTGGCAGCAGAGAGCACTGTTATCAAA CCtcgctgttgtgtttgtgttagtggCACTCATGCGTTCCCACATGGGAAGATTCTCAGCGAAATCTATCAAGAGTTTGGCGACAAG GTTCGCCTGGATAAGAACAACTATCAAATATGGCGAGGTATTGGTCTAGCAATACTCAGTGACCCTACAAAAAAAGTGGAT GTGATGAAAATAAACTGTCCAATGTTGTTGGTCAATGGCCACGATGATCAGAACTGGTCTTCAACAGAGTCTGCTGAGGAT ATCAACCATATGATGCGTGCAGAAGGTAAGGAGCACCTACTGACCAGACTGGAGTACCCTGATACCGGACATCTGATCGAGCCTCCATTCTCACCTCATTTCCGAGCTACTAAATTTATAATGAAcaccagaaaagagaaaa CGATATTGCTGTGGGGAGGACAAACCAAACCCCACGCAGATGCACAGGAACATTCCTGGAGGaatattttgacttttctgCAGCAGCATCTGTACGGCAGTCCCAATTCAAAGTTGTGA
- the LOC137106639 gene encoding peroxisomal succinyl-coenzyme A thioesterase-like isoform X1, with translation MSLPVTPVLSVVPTRGLMDETFKVLVENLPPVFPVTIHSLHQSENQGHWEAYAYYMSDHRGKVSVSDDLSFGGTYTGKEPMGLLWSMRPVPGSPEGLRLRKVNVCTPMLVNISVYSGHDGFRKLAPLASVLTERWYLAPGVQRIDIREKGVIGTLFIPPVLPKSGPGPFPGLLDLWGGGGGLFEYRAALLASRGYVALALQYLTNGELQFVALELLDYFETAFNIIKHHPQVMPDRVGIFGLSLGSIMTIYLAAESTVIKPRCCVCVSGTHAFPHGKILSEIYQEFGDKVRLDKNNYQIWRGIGLAILSDPTKKVDVMKINCPMLLVNGHDDQNWSSTESAEDINHMMRAEGKEHLLTRLEYPDTGHLIEPPFSPHFRATKFIMNTRKEKTILLWGGQTKPHADAQEHSWRNILTFLQQHLYGSPNSKL, from the exons ATGTCCCTGCCTGTCACTCCAGTCCTCTCAGTTGTCCCAACTCGGGGGCTGATGGATGAGACGTTCAAGGTGTTGGTGGAGAATCTTCCGCCAGTATTTCCAGTTACAATCCACTCCCTCCACCAGTCTGAGAACCAGGGCCACTGGGAGGCCTATGCGTACTACATGAGTGACCACAGAGGGAAGGTGTCTG TGTCCGATGATTTGAGTTTTGGAGGGACGTACACAGGAAAAGAACCCATGGGTTTGCTGTGGAGTATGCGCCCTGTCCCAGGCAGCCCAGAAGGCCTCAg GTTAAGGAAGGTAAACGTCTGTACCCCCATGCTGGTCAACATCTCGGTCTACAGTGGACACGATGGCTTCAGGAAATTGGCTCCTCTGGCGTCTGTGCTCACAGAGAGATGGTACTTGGCTCCAGGAGTCCAGAGGATCGATATCAGAGAGAAAGGAGTGATAGGGACCCTGTTTATACCTCCAG tccTCCCTAAATCAGGTCCAGGACCCTTCCCTGGACTGCTGGATTTATGGGGAGGTGGTGGAGGGCTGTTTGAGTATCGTGCGGCTTTGCTAGCCTCTCGTGGTTATGTAGCTCTGGCGCTGCAGTATTTAACCAATGGGGAGCTGCAGTTCGTAGCTCTAGAGCTGCTGGACTACTTTGAG ACGGCATTTAATATAATCAAGCACCATCCTCAAGTGATGCCAGACAGAGTGGGAATTTTTGGTCTTTCCCTTGGTTCAATAATGACCATTTATTTGGCAGCAGAGAGCACTGTTATCAAA CCtcgctgttgtgtttgtgttagtggCACTCATGCGTTCCCACATGGGAAGATTCTCAGCGAAATCTATCAAGAGTTTGGCGACAAG GTTCGCCTGGATAAGAACAACTATCAAATATGGCGAGGTATTGGTCTAGCAATACTCAGTGACCCTACAAAAAAAGTGGAT GTGATGAAAATAAACTGTCCAATGTTGTTGGTCAATGGCCACGATGATCAGAACTGGTCTTCAACAGAGTCTGCTGAGGAT ATCAACCATATGATGCGTGCAGAAGGTAAGGAGCACCTACTGACCAGACTGGAGTACCCTGATACCGGACATCTGATCGAGCCTCCATTCTCACCTCATTTCCGAGCTACTAAATTTATAATGAAcaccagaaaagagaaaa CGATATTGCTGTGGGGAGGACAAACCAAACCCCACGCAGATGCACAGGAACATTCCTGGAGGaatattttgacttttctgCAGCAGCATCTGTACGGCAGTCCCAATTCAAAGTTGTGA